From the Nodularia sp. NIES-3585 genome, one window contains:
- the groL gene encoding chaperonin GroEL (60 kDa chaperone family; promotes refolding of misfolded polypeptides especially under stressful conditions; forms two stacked rings of heptamers to form a barrel-shaped 14mer; ends can be capped by GroES; misfolded proteins enter the barrel where they are refolded when GroES binds), with translation MAKRIIYNENARRALERGIDILAEAVAVTLGPKGRNVVLEKKFGAPQIVNDGVTIAKEIELEDHIENTGVALIRQAASKTNDAAGDGTTTATVLAHAMVKEGLRNVAAGANAISLKRGIDKASAFLVEKIAEHARPVEDSKSIAQVAAISAGNDEEVGQMIAQAMDKVGKEGVISLEEGKSMTTELEITEGMRFEKGYISPYFATDAERMETVFDEPYLLITDKKIALVQDLVPVLEQVARSGRPLVIIAEDIEKEALATLVVNRLRGVLNVAAVKAPGFGDRRKAMLEDIAVLTGGTLVTEDAGLKLENTKLESLGKARRVTITKDTTTIVAEGNEAPVKARCEQIRRQMEETESSYDKEKLQERLAKLSGGVAVVKVGAATETEMKDKKLRLEDAINATKAAVEEGIVPGGGTTLAHLAPELETWAKANLKDEELIGALIVVRALPAPLKRIAENAGQNGAVIAERVKEKDFNIGYNAATNEFVDLLEAGIVDPAKVTRSALQNAASIAGMVLTTECIIVDKPEPKDAAPAGGGGMGGGDFDY, from the coding sequence ATGGCAAAACGCATTATTTACAACGAAAACGCCCGTCGCGCCCTGGAAAGAGGCATTGACATCTTGGCTGAAGCCGTAGCTGTTACCCTTGGCCCTAAAGGTCGTAACGTAGTCCTAGAAAAGAAATTTGGCGCACCCCAAATCGTGAATGATGGTGTGACCATTGCCAAAGAAATCGAACTAGAAGACCATATCGAAAACACTGGCGTAGCTTTGATTCGTCAAGCTGCTTCCAAGACCAATGACGCTGCCGGCGATGGTACCACAACTGCCACCGTTTTGGCTCACGCAATGGTTAAGGAAGGCTTACGCAACGTTGCTGCTGGCGCTAATGCAATTTCTTTGAAGCGCGGTATTGATAAAGCTTCCGCCTTCTTGGTAGAGAAAATTGCTGAACACGCTCGTCCAGTAGAAGATTCTAAATCCATTGCCCAAGTTGCTGCGATTTCAGCTGGTAACGATGAAGAAGTGGGTCAGATGATTGCCCAAGCAATGGATAAGGTAGGCAAGGAAGGCGTAATTTCCCTAGAAGAAGGGAAATCTATGACCACCGAGCTAGAAATAACCGAAGGTATGCGCTTTGAGAAAGGCTATATCTCTCCTTATTTCGCTACCGATGCTGAACGCATGGAAACGGTTTTTGATGAGCCTTACCTGCTAATCACCGATAAGAAGATTGCTTTAGTACAAGACCTCGTACCAGTTTTAGAGCAAGTAGCTCGCTCTGGTCGTCCTTTGGTGATTATCGCCGAAGATATTGAAAAAGAAGCTTTAGCAACTTTAGTAGTTAACCGCTTGCGTGGTGTACTGAATGTTGCGGCTGTAAAAGCTCCTGGTTTTGGCGATCGCCGTAAAGCGATGCTAGAAGATATCGCTGTTCTGACTGGTGGTACCTTGGTCACCGAAGACGCTGGTTTGAAGCTAGAAAATACCAAGCTAGAAAGCCTGGGTAAAGCTCGTCGTGTCACCATTACCAAGGACACAACAACAATTGTTGCCGAAGGTAACGAAGCCCCTGTGAAGGCTCGTTGCGAACAAATCCGTCGTCAGATGGAAGAGACCGAATCTTCTTACGACAAAGAGAAGCTGCAAGAACGTCTTGCTAAACTCTCTGGTGGTGTAGCTGTGGTGAAAGTGGGTGCAGCCACTGAAACCGAAATGAAAGATAAGAAGCTACGCCTAGAAGACGCGATCAACGCCACCAAAGCGGCTGTAGAAGAAGGGATTGTTCCCGGCGGTGGTACAACTCTAGCTCACCTTGCTCCTGAATTAGAAACTTGGGCAAAAGCTAATCTTAAAGATGAAGAGTTGATTGGTGCTTTGATTGTCGTTCGCGCTTTACCTGCGCCTCTGAAGCGGATTGCTGAAAACGCTGGTCAGAATGGTGCTGTAATTGCTGAACGTGTGAAAGAGAAAGATTTCAACATCGGCTACAACGCTGCAACCAACGAATTCGTTGATTTGTTAGAAGCTGGTATTGTTGACCCTGCGAAGGTAACTCGTTCTGCGCTGCAAAACGCTGCTTCTATCGCTGGTATGGTGTTGACAACCGAATGTATCATCGTTGACAAGCCTGAGCCTAAAGATGCCGCTCCTGCTGGTGGCGGTGGTATGGGTGGCGGTGACTTCGATTACTAA
- the groES gene encoding co-chaperone GroES → MAAVTLSVSTVKPLGDRVFVKVSAPEEKTAGGLFLPDNAQEKPQVGEVVALGPGKRNDDGTRQELDIKTGDKVLYSKYAGTDIKLGTEEYVLLSEKDILAVVM, encoded by the coding sequence ATGGCAGCTGTAACTTTAAGCGTTTCCACAGTTAAACCCCTAGGCGATCGCGTTTTCGTAAAAGTGAGCGCCCCCGAAGAAAAAACCGCAGGTGGACTGTTTTTACCCGATAATGCCCAGGAAAAACCCCAAGTCGGCGAAGTAGTCGCTCTTGGCCCTGGCAAGCGTAACGATGACGGTACCCGTCAAGAATTAGACATCAAAACCGGCGATAAAGTGCTGTACTCCAAGTACGCTGGCACCGACATCAAGCTCGGCACAGAAGAATACGTACTGCTTTCAGAAAAAGACATCTTAGCAGTCGTTATGTAA
- a CDS encoding response regulator transcription factor, which produces MDRSATSATAMKEPSMKDHKRLLLIDDDPNLILLVKDYLEFRGYEVNTAENGREALEILEQDIPDMIICDVMMPEMDGYTFVEQVRQNERTGWIPVLFLSAKGQSADRVKGLNKGADVYMVKPFEPEELVAQVESSLKQTTRWKEHQAKGGENGSRIQVPFDVQLTPTELKVVQFVARGLANREIAEELNVSQRTVESHVSNMLGKTNLHNRTELARWAIENQMA; this is translated from the coding sequence ATGGACCGAAGCGCGACAAGTGCCACTGCTATGAAAGAACCCAGCATGAAAGATCATAAAAGACTGCTACTGATTGATGATGACCCTAACCTCATCTTGCTGGTGAAGGATTACCTGGAATTCAGAGGCTATGAAGTCAACACTGCCGAAAATGGACGAGAAGCTCTGGAAATTCTTGAACAAGATATTCCAGACATGATCATCTGTGACGTAATGATGCCGGAAATGGACGGATATACTTTTGTAGAACAAGTCCGACAAAATGAACGCACCGGCTGGATTCCCGTACTTTTCCTATCAGCAAAAGGACAAAGTGCAGACCGAGTTAAAGGTCTGAATAAAGGGGCTGACGTATATATGGTTAAGCCCTTTGAACCAGAAGAACTCGTAGCACAAGTAGAATCTTCATTGAAGCAAACTACTCGTTGGAAAGAACACCAAGCCAAAGGAGGAGAAAACGGTTCTCGTATTCAGGTTCCCTTTGATGTCCAGTTAACTCCCACAGAACTGAAAGTAGTACAGTTTGTGGCTAGAGGTTTAGCTAACAGGGAAATTGCTGAAGAATTAAACGTAAGTCAGCGTACAGTTGAAAGCCATGTGTCCAATATGTTGGGTAAAACCAACCTCCACAACCGCACCGAACTAGCGCGTTGGGCGATTGAAAATCAAATGGCTTAA
- a CDS encoding HigA family addiction module antitoxin, whose amino-acid sequence MARPPIHPGEILADEINQLGITASELAGKLNVPKNRITEIINGQRGITADTALRLGYYFGTGAELWMNLQKNYELKVAEQTNGKAIRESIKPYVLAT is encoded by the coding sequence ATGGCACGTCCACCTATTCACCCTGGAGAAATTCTGGCTGATGAAATTAATCAACTGGGCATAACTGCTAGTGAATTAGCTGGTAAACTCAATGTCCCAAAAAATAGAATCACTGAAATCATTAATGGACAAAGAGGGATAACAGCCGATACAGCTTTAAGGTTAGGTTATTATTTTGGCACTGGTGCTGAACTTTGGATGAATCTTCAAAAGAATTATGAACTTAAGGTAGCTGAACAAACAAACGGTAAAGCGATTCGAGAAAGTATTAAACCGTATGTTTTAGCTACTTGA
- a CDS encoding type II toxin-antitoxin system RelE/ParE family toxin: MAFERQAYKRLDILEAAPNKEALMQLPSNRFEALSGDRKGQYSIRINNKWRICFNWPDDSPTPFNIEIVDYH; the protein is encoded by the coding sequence ATGGCTTTTGAAAGGCAGGCGTATAAACGTCTAGACATTTTAGAAGCTGCCCCTAACAAGGAAGCATTAATGCAATTGCCAAGTAATCGTTTTGAAGCTTTATCAGGAGACAGAAAGGGTCAATATAGTATACGAATCAATAATAAATGGCGAATTTGTTTTAATTGGCCTGATGATTCTCCTACACCCTTCAACATTGAAATCGTAGATTATCACTAA
- the asnS gene encoding asparagine--tRNA ligase, with protein sequence MLNRRIAEVLRSGEPDDSLIVQGWVRTKRELKGFAFIEINDGSSLANLQAVINQDLPDYEEIIKKLNTGAAVEVSGVLVASQGKGQRIELQAQAVKVYGEADPETYPLQKKRHSFEFLRTIGHLRSRTNSFGAVFRVRNACSAAIHEFFQQRGFLWVHTPIITANDCEGAGELFSVTSLDLKNIPRTESQAIDYTQDFFGKPTYLTVSGQLEAEVMAMAFSNVYTFAPTFRAENSNTSRHLAEFWMVEPEMAFCDLEGNMDLAEAFLKHVFKYVLEKCPEDMEFFNQRIDKTVLETADNIINNEFERLTYTEAVKLLEKADVKFEYPVSWGLDLQSEHERYLAEQLFKKPVIVTDYPAQIKAFYMRVNEDEKTVRAMDILAPKIGEIIGGSQREERLDVLERRILAQGMQPEDLWWYMDLRRYGTVPHAGFGLGFERLVQFMTGMANIRDVIPFPRTPQSAEF encoded by the coding sequence ATGTTAAACCGACGAATTGCCGAAGTCTTGCGGAGTGGTGAACCTGATGATTCTCTCATCGTTCAAGGCTGGGTAAGAACGAAACGCGAGTTAAAAGGATTTGCTTTTATAGAAATCAACGACGGTTCATCGCTAGCTAATTTGCAAGCTGTCATCAATCAGGATTTGCCAGACTACGAAGAAATCATCAAAAAACTGAATACAGGTGCGGCTGTAGAAGTCAGTGGGGTACTGGTAGCTTCTCAAGGTAAGGGACAGCGCATTGAATTACAAGCCCAAGCCGTGAAGGTTTACGGAGAGGCTGATCCCGAAACTTATCCTCTGCAAAAGAAACGCCACTCCTTTGAATTTTTACGCACAATTGGACACTTGCGATCGCGCACTAATTCTTTTGGTGCAGTTTTCCGCGTCAGAAACGCCTGTTCTGCGGCCATTCACGAATTTTTCCAACAAAGAGGCTTTTTATGGGTACATACACCCATCATTACAGCTAACGACTGCGAAGGCGCAGGAGAACTATTCAGCGTTACCAGCTTGGATTTAAAAAACATTCCCCGCACAGAAAGTCAAGCCATAGATTACACACAAGACTTTTTTGGTAAACCCACATATTTAACAGTTAGTGGACAGTTAGAAGCAGAAGTCATGGCTATGGCTTTTTCTAACGTTTACACCTTCGCCCCGACCTTCCGTGCAGAGAATTCTAACACCTCGCGCCACCTCGCCGAATTTTGGATGGTCGAGCCAGAAATGGCATTTTGTGACCTAGAAGGGAATATGGATTTAGCCGAAGCATTTCTCAAACACGTTTTTAAATATGTTTTAGAAAAATGCCCAGAAGACATGGAATTTTTCAACCAGCGCATTGATAAAACAGTCTTAGAAACAGCCGATAATATTATTAATAATGAATTTGAGCGCTTAACTTATACAGAAGCAGTCAAACTATTAGAAAAAGCTGATGTTAAATTTGAATATCCAGTTAGTTGGGGCTTAGATTTACAATCAGAACACGAACGCTATTTAGCAGAACAACTGTTTAAAAAACCTGTAATTGTTACAGATTATCCCGCCCAAATCAAAGCCTTTTATATGCGTGTGAACGAAGATGAAAAAACCGTGCGCGCCATGGATATTCTTGCACCTAAAATAGGCGAAATTATTGGCGGTTCCCAGAGAGAAGAACGCCTAGACGTTTTAGAACGCCGCATTTTAGCCCAAGGAATGCAACCAGAAGATTTGTGGTGGTATATGGATTTACGCCGTTATGGAACTGTTCCCCATGCTGGCTTCGGCTTAGGTTTTGAAAGACTCGTGCAATTTATGACAGGTATGGCGAATATCCGCGATGTTATACCCTTCCCCCGCACACCCCAAAGCGCCGAGTTTTAG
- a CDS encoding DUF6439 family protein, translated as MSQSTQLPKTSQLNEVSTLELAQALMERLSISPNDWHRLKSNRNSRASEQAAAAVLYLVQNQPQEAIVRLEQAVGWLDKSISAPPCESHGNKGVGSRE; from the coding sequence ATGTCTCAATCTACCCAGCTTCCTAAAACGAGCCAACTCAATGAAGTTAGCACCTTAGAACTAGCCCAAGCCCTGATGGAAAGGCTCAGTATATCACCTAACGATTGGCATCGCCTCAAGTCTAACCGCAATTCTCGCGCTAGTGAACAAGCCGCCGCAGCTGTTTTGTATCTGGTTCAAAATCAGCCACAAGAAGCCATAGTTAGATTAGAACAAGCCGTTGGTTGGCTAGATAAGTCAATTTCCGCGCCTCCCTGTGAAAGTCATGGGAATAAGGGAGTAGGGAGTAGGGAGTAG
- a CDS encoding anti-sigma regulatory factor, which yields MITISLRPVGRNWGTISFASTLYLCPILDLLLAEIPAKLQAELRLGLQEALVNAAKHGNNLDPSKTVVVRFSLIDNQYWWVISDQGQGFIPASTNDEEPTDYLPPDESENGRGLCLLHQIFDQVEWNRKGTELRLCKEMANRPRLSLRR from the coding sequence GTGATTACCATTTCCCTCCGTCCAGTTGGACGTAATTGGGGTACGATTAGTTTCGCCTCAACTCTTTATCTATGCCCAATTTTAGATTTACTGTTGGCGGAAATTCCCGCCAAACTCCAAGCAGAACTCAGGCTAGGACTCCAAGAAGCCTTAGTCAATGCAGCCAAACACGGTAATAATCTTGATCCTAGTAAAACAGTTGTAGTCCGGTTTTCCTTAATAGATAATCAGTATTGGTGGGTAATATCAGACCAAGGACAAGGTTTTATTCCCGCATCTACTAATGATGAAGAACCAACCGATTATTTACCACCCGATGAGTCAGAGAATGGTCGTGGTTTATGTCTTCTACACCAAATTTTTGACCAAGTAGAGTGGAATCGCAAAGGTACAGAATTGAGGCTTTGTAAAGAAATGGCAAATCGCCCCCGTTTGTCTTTGAGACGCTAA
- the rlmD gene encoding 23S rRNA (uracil(1939)-C(5))-methyltransferase RlmD, with protein sequence MTKQQGDLIEIAIADLSNTGEGVGRFEEQVVFVPDTVPGDRAIVRLVHVKPKYAHGKLHELLEASPHRVRPSCIVADKCGGCQWQHIDYEYQLLAKHNQVIQALQRIGGFVNPPVDAMLTTATPLGYRNKSTYPLGISATGQVQAGYYQKGSHQLVNLNQCPVQDPRLNPLLAEVKQDIQQRGWRIYDERKHQGQIRHLGLRIGRRTGEMLLTLVVKDWNLPGIEQQAQEWFKRYPLLMGVSLNRNSDRTNAIFGSQTRCIAGVPYLREKFADLEFQVLPDTFFQVYTEAAEALLHVIQSELNLQGEELLVDAYCGIGTLTLPLAKQVRQAIGIELQPEAVQQAILNAEHNGINNVTFQVGAVENLLPEMGTIPDVVLLDPPRKGCDRAVIDSLLQSKPSRIVYVSCKVATLARDLKLLCQDGQYTITRVQPADFFPQTAHVETVAFLVRSHLERSPQNSNS encoded by the coding sequence ATCGCAGACCTGAGTAATACAGGTGAAGGTGTGGGACGCTTTGAGGAACAGGTGGTTTTTGTTCCTGATACTGTTCCAGGCGATCGCGCTATAGTACGCTTGGTACACGTTAAACCTAAATATGCTCACGGCAAACTGCATGAGCTATTAGAAGCCTCTCCTCATCGGGTGCGACCTAGTTGCATTGTGGCTGATAAGTGTGGTGGTTGTCAGTGGCAACATATTGATTATGAATATCAGCTTTTAGCAAAGCATAATCAAGTTATCCAAGCTCTACAACGTATTGGCGGTTTTGTCAATCCCCCAGTAGATGCTATGCTGACGACGGCTACACCTTTGGGCTATCGCAATAAATCTACTTATCCTCTGGGAATTTCCGCCACAGGTCAAGTACAAGCGGGTTACTACCAAAAAGGTAGCCATCAATTAGTGAATTTAAATCAATGTCCTGTTCAAGATCCACGCTTAAATCCTTTACTGGCTGAAGTTAAACAAGACATCCAACAGCGCGGTTGGCGAATTTACGATGAACGCAAACACCAAGGACAAATCCGCCATCTGGGTTTACGCATTGGACGGCGGACTGGGGAAATGTTGTTGACTTTGGTCGTCAAGGATTGGAATTTACCAGGAATTGAACAGCAAGCGCAGGAATGGTTCAAGCGCTATCCCCTATTGATGGGTGTATCGTTAAATCGCAATAGCGATCGCACAAATGCTATTTTTGGTTCTCAAACTCGTTGCATTGCTGGCGTTCCCTACCTGCGAGAAAAATTCGCTGATTTAGAATTTCAAGTCCTTCCAGATACCTTTTTCCAGGTTTATACAGAAGCAGCAGAAGCACTATTACACGTAATTCAATCCGAACTCAATCTTCAAGGAGAAGAGTTGCTAGTTGATGCATATTGTGGTATTGGGACTTTAACTTTGCCTTTAGCCAAACAAGTCCGCCAAGCCATAGGCATAGAATTACAACCTGAAGCTGTACAGCAGGCAATTTTGAATGCCGAACACAATGGAATTAATAATGTCACATTTCAAGTAGGAGCAGTAGAGAATTTGCTGCCAGAAATGGGAACAATACCTGATGTGGTCTTACTCGACCCGCCGAGGAAAGGATGCGATCGCGCTGTGATCGATTCTTTATTGCAATCGAAACCTTCACGCATCGTTTACGTCAGCTGTAAAGTAGCCACTCTTGCCCGCGATCTCAAATTATTGTGCCAAGATGGGCAATATACGATTACACGGGTGCAACCTGCTGATTTCTTTCCTCAAACAGCCCATGTGGAAACTGTCGCCTTTCTAGTGCGATCGCATTTAGAGAGGAGTCCTCAAAATTCAAATTCGTAG